From Pantoea sp. Ep11b, the proteins below share one genomic window:
- a CDS encoding anion permease: MLTAKNVKIAFLVFIIALPIIFPPPAGLTKEAAIITGIYLAAIAGLVSKPYPEPVIMLLAVALSCCVIARFDNSPVKSLDLLSGYASGTTWLVFSAFTLSAAFVTTGLGKRLAYGFILKFGSTTLRLGYVTALLDLMLSPATPSNTARAGGVVFPIINSIALVLGSTPDETPCKAGRFLMVNVYMVTKTTSYMFLTAFAGNALALQLMSDIFHIQISWAGWALAGVPLGLLMLALIPCMTYRLVRPEPEKLDNVKIGAEGLKALGPVSSKEKALIVIFLAALLGWIFSHDLGLNESAVAVIAMVAALLFNIISWNDVLQNRGGWNTLIWYGGIIGLSATLSKEGVFSWLAKAMSAHLTFLGSGNSTIVMIVLLGLMVRYLFASGGAYVAAMVPVLATVGLVAGTAPMLLALAILFSNSYGGSLTHYGGAAGPIIFAAGYNDIKSWWMAGTAITLVTFILHMTLGLPWWRFLLQHHLL; the protein is encoded by the coding sequence ATGCTGACAGCAAAGAATGTAAAAATTGCGTTTCTTGTTTTCATTATTGCGTTACCCATCATCTTTCCTCCACCAGCGGGGCTGACGAAGGAAGCGGCAATAATCACGGGCATTTACCTCGCGGCGATTGCCGGGCTGGTGAGCAAGCCTTACCCTGAGCCGGTCATTATGCTGCTGGCAGTGGCATTATCCTGCTGTGTCATCGCCCGGTTTGACAATTCGCCCGTGAAGTCGCTGGATCTCCTGAGCGGCTACGCTTCCGGCACAACCTGGCTGGTATTCAGTGCCTTTACCCTCAGCGCGGCTTTTGTGACAACCGGATTAGGCAAGCGTCTGGCGTACGGTTTTATTCTGAAGTTCGGCTCGACTACCCTGCGGCTCGGCTACGTCACCGCGCTGCTGGATCTGATGCTCTCTCCGGCTACACCCTCTAACACCGCACGCGCGGGCGGGGTGGTTTTCCCCATCATCAACAGCATTGCTCTGGTGCTGGGCTCAACGCCGGATGAGACGCCGTGCAAAGCCGGGCGGTTCCTGATGGTTAATGTCTACATGGTCACCAAAACCACCAGCTACATGTTTTTGACGGCATTTGCCGGAAATGCCTTAGCCCTTCAGCTGATGTCTGACATTTTTCACATTCAGATTAGCTGGGCTGGCTGGGCACTGGCTGGCGTGCCGCTGGGGTTGTTAATGCTGGCGCTGATCCCCTGCATGACTTACAGGCTGGTGCGCCCGGAGCCAGAAAAATTAGATAACGTTAAAATCGGGGCGGAGGGACTGAAGGCGCTGGGGCCTGTCAGCTCAAAAGAGAAGGCGTTGATCGTGATTTTTCTCGCTGCGCTGCTGGGGTGGATTTTTTCTCACGATCTGGGATTAAACGAATCCGCTGTGGCGGTTATCGCGATGGTGGCTGCACTTCTGTTTAATATCATCAGCTGGAATGATGTGCTGCAGAACAGGGGCGGCTGGAATACGCTGATCTGGTATGGCGGGATTATCGGACTCAGTGCGACGCTCAGCAAAGAGGGCGTATTCAGCTGGCTGGCGAAGGCCATGTCGGCGCACCTCACGTTTCTGGGATCGGGGAACAGCACGATAGTAATGATTGTCCTGCTGGGGCTGATGGTGCGCTATCTGTTTGCTTCGGGCGGTGCGTATGTGGCCGCTATGGTGCCGGTTCTGGCAACCGTAGGGCTGGTGGCCGGAACCGCACCGATGCTGCTGGCGCTGGCGATCCTGTTTTCTAACTCTTATGGCGGCAGTCTGACCCATTATGGCGGCGCGGCGGGCCCCATTATCTTTGCTGCCGGTTACAATGACATCAAATCGTGGTGGATGGCGGGCACCGCCATCACCCTGGTCACCTTTATCCTGCATATGACCCTTGGCCTTCCCTGGTGGCGCTTCCTCCTGCAGCACCACCTGCTGTAG
- the umuC gene encoding translesion error-prone DNA polymerase V subunit UmuC, which translates to MFALVDVNAFYASCETIFRPDLRGQPVCILSNNDGCVISRSAEAKKLGIKMGAPYFKIKDELQRLNVHVFSSNYTLYADMSNRIMTTLEAISPAVEIYSIDEAFVDLTGVHHCRELEEFGHEIRNRIKQDTHLTVGVGIAQTKTLAKLANHAAKKWSKTRGVVDLSNVERQKKLMALIAVEDVWGVGRRISQKLNAMGIMTAKDLAEQSTWVIRKHFNVVLERTVRELRGESCLDLETCPPTKQQIMCSRSFSTRITAYADMREAVCNYAVRAAEKLRQDGQYCRQVTVFVRTSPHAEGETFYGNQAMAQLPFPTCDTRDIIRVAIEALDRIWLEGCRYMKAGVTLGDFYSQGVTQLNLFDEFQPRPDSEALMRVVDGLNQSGKAKLWFAGQGVQKAWAMKRDMLSPAYTTRYQDLPVAR; encoded by the coding sequence ATGTTCGCCCTGGTTGATGTCAACGCCTTCTATGCTTCGTGTGAAACCATTTTCAGGCCCGATCTGAGAGGCCAGCCCGTCTGTATTTTGAGTAACAACGATGGCTGTGTTATCTCCCGCTCCGCCGAGGCAAAGAAACTCGGGATAAAAATGGGTGCGCCCTATTTCAAAATAAAAGATGAGCTGCAGCGCCTCAATGTGCATGTGTTCAGCTCTAACTACACGCTCTACGCTGATATGAGTAACCGGATAATGACCACGCTGGAGGCGATCTCCCCTGCTGTTGAGATCTATTCAATCGACGAGGCCTTTGTCGATCTTACCGGGGTTCATCATTGCCGTGAGCTGGAAGAGTTCGGACACGAGATCCGTAATCGTATTAAGCAGGATACCCACCTGACTGTCGGTGTCGGCATTGCTCAAACCAAAACGCTGGCAAAACTGGCTAATCATGCCGCCAAAAAATGGTCAAAAACGCGCGGTGTTGTCGACCTCTCGAATGTGGAGCGCCAGAAGAAGCTGATGGCGCTGATAGCGGTGGAGGATGTCTGGGGCGTAGGTCGACGTATCAGTCAGAAACTGAATGCCATGGGCATCATGACCGCAAAAGATTTAGCAGAACAGAGTACGTGGGTGATCCGGAAACACTTCAATGTCGTGCTGGAGCGAACTGTCAGGGAGCTGCGCGGCGAGTCGTGCCTGGATCTGGAGACCTGTCCGCCCACTAAACAGCAGATCATGTGCTCCCGCTCCTTTTCAACGCGCATCACGGCTTATGCTGATATGCGGGAAGCGGTTTGCAACTATGCGGTAAGAGCAGCCGAGAAACTTCGTCAGGATGGCCAGTACTGTCGCCAGGTGACCGTCTTTGTTCGCACCAGTCCGCATGCAGAGGGCGAAACCTTTTATGGCAATCAGGCGATGGCGCAGTTACCGTTTCCGACCTGTGATACCCGCGACATCATCCGCGTGGCGATCGAGGCGCTGGATCGTATCTGGCTGGAGGGCTGCCGCTACATGAAGGCAGGCGTCACGCTGGGTGACTTCTACAGCCAGGGCGTGACGCAGCTTAATCTTTTTGATGAGTTTCAGCCCCGCCCTGACAGTGAGGCGCTGATGCGCGTGGTCGATGGCCTCAACCAGAGTGGCAAAGCGAAGCTGTGGTTTGCCGGTCAGGGTGTCCAGAAGGCCTGGGCGATGAAGCGCGATATGCTCTCTCCGGCCTATACCACCCGCTATCAGGATCTGCCTGTTGCCCGATGA
- a CDS encoding TetR/AcrR family transcriptional regulator encodes MITTATAHKNRERGRPREFDIEQALDNAMTVFRQKGYHAASITDLGEAMNLSAGSIYKAFKDKRSLFLLVFERYLALRNADLRRRLSHCVSGREKVTELLQFYLDSARATEGRRGCLVVASAIALQTLDEALAQRINEVVQRNQRFLVTLLELGQKDGSIDKTLDSEAAAGLILCIAFGMRVAGKVSDVTNEQETLALALKVLG; translated from the coding sequence ATGATCACGACAGCCACAGCGCATAAAAACAGAGAGCGGGGACGTCCCAGAGAGTTCGACATCGAACAGGCTCTGGATAACGCCATGACCGTTTTCCGGCAAAAAGGGTATCACGCCGCCTCGATAACCGATCTGGGTGAGGCAATGAACCTCTCCGCAGGTAGCATCTACAAAGCCTTTAAAGACAAACGTTCGCTGTTTCTGCTGGTGTTCGAGCGCTATCTGGCGCTACGTAACGCCGATCTGCGTCGTCGTCTGTCACACTGCGTAAGCGGACGGGAAAAAGTCACCGAACTGTTGCAGTTCTATCTGGATTCGGCCCGTGCGACAGAGGGACGGCGCGGCTGTCTGGTCGTCGCCAGCGCAATTGCGCTACAGACCCTGGATGAGGCGCTGGCGCAGCGCATTAACGAAGTGGTACAGCGTAATCAGCGCTTTCTGGTCACGCTGCTGGAGCTGGGACAGAAGGATGGTTCAATTGACAAGACGCTGGACAGCGAAGCAGCAGCCGGTCTGATCCTCTGTATCGCCTTTGGTATGCGGGTGGCAGGTAAGGTCAGTGATGTCACGAATGAGCAGGAGACACTGGCACTGGCACTGAAAGTACTGGGATAA
- the ycgZ gene encoding regulatory protein YcgZ, translating into MYPNQRLPRTADDIARYFNAASLPSQQETLGQVVVEILHAGLNVNRKSICTKLLLRLETASTEEEERHYRTLISLLFGR; encoded by the coding sequence ATGTACCCGAACCAGAGACTGCCGCGGACGGCAGACGATATTGCCCGTTATTTTAATGCGGCAAGCCTGCCTTCACAGCAAGAGACGCTGGGACAGGTGGTGGTTGAAATTCTGCATGCCGGACTGAATGTGAATCGCAAATCGATCTGCACCAAACTTCTGCTTCGGCTTGAAACCGCGTCGACAGAAGAGGAAGAGCGCCATTATCGCACGCTTATCAGCCTGCTGTTCGGGCGTTAA
- a CDS encoding YgdI/YgdR family lipoprotein → MKKALILPLAALIGMTVLTGCTRTSYAIQTNDGRTIISDGKPSESDAGLLAYTDANGVKQQINKADVKAVSEVPHK, encoded by the coding sequence ATGAAAAAAGCGCTGATTCTGCCTCTCGCCGCGTTGATCGGTATGACCGTATTAACCGGCTGCACCCGTACCAGTTATGCGATTCAGACCAATGATGGCCGGACCATCATCAGTGATGGCAAGCCTTCTGAGTCTGATGCTGGCCTGCTGGCCTACACCGATGCCAACGGTGTTAAGCAACAGATTAATAAAGCAGATGTTAAAGCCGTTTCTGAAGTTCCCCACAAATAA
- a CDS encoding YgdI/YgdR family lipoprotein — protein sequence MKMKSLSAIALLVLSLGTLAGCASNQSIKTTDGRTIVTDGKPQIDSDTGLVSYRDAQTGKTEQINRNEISNMSELDN from the coding sequence ATGAAAATGAAATCCCTGTCAGCTATTGCTTTGCTGGTTCTTTCTTTAGGTACGCTGGCGGGTTGCGCCTCGAATCAATCGATTAAGACCACTGACGGCCGCACGATTGTCACTGATGGAAAACCCCAGATTGATTCAGATACGGGGCTGGTTTCTTATCGCGATGCTCAGACCGGAAAAACCGAGCAAATTAATCGCAATGAGATTAGTAATATGAGTGAACTCGACAACTAA
- a CDS encoding MliC family protein, with protein sequence MLKGLTVAAVLLLSGCSLMHKQPPAAQTLHYRCGTLPLTVTLDEAKEEVRFIMDGQPLTLKQTVSASGARYSDGTYVFWSKGNGAFIERNDKVVVNDCELQPAS encoded by the coding sequence ATGTTGAAAGGATTAACTGTCGCTGCGGTGCTGCTGCTGTCGGGCTGTAGCCTGATGCACAAACAGCCACCGGCAGCACAGACCCTGCACTATCGCTGCGGAACGCTGCCGCTGACCGTGACGCTGGACGAGGCGAAGGAGGAGGTCCGTTTCATCATGGATGGCCAGCCGCTGACGCTGAAGCAGACGGTATCGGCTTCCGGCGCCCGCTATAGCGACGGCACCTATGTTTTCTGGTCCAAAGGTAACGGCGCGTTTATCGAACGTAACGATAAAGTTGTCGTCAATGATTGTGAGCTGCAACCCGCCAGCTGA